GTTACCATTCCATTATAAATATCACCAATGAAACTCATTTATTAGTCCTTATTTACTGAATTTACTATGGAAGTTTTCTCTACCTTGTCGTATAGATTGTCTAAAATTCTCTATATCGGCATTACGTTGAATTTCTTCTTGAGCTTTAAATTGTTGTTCTGCTTGCATTAAAGCGGTTTGTTCTTGATTAAATTCAAGTTGTAATAATGCCAATTTATTTGCAACATCAGCCTTTTGGGCCGGTGTAATTGCAGAGTCATTTAATACCTTTATTTGATTTAAATTATTTAGACGTTTAATAGTGTTTTTATAATTACGTTCAGTTCTTTCTGCGTATGCCATTAAACTATCAAACTCTTTTTGTAAGCCTGAATTTGGGGTTTTTAAACCGTATTTATCACGTAATCCAGTGAGGCTCATTCCATCAGTTAAAATATCTCTTGCATTTTCAGGAAGTGAATTTAAGAATTGGTCGTTATTAATAATATCGCTTAATTTCCAGTTACCCTCAAGGCGGTTCTTAGTATCTTCAGCAAAACGTTTAGCTTGTTCAATTTGTGAATGTAAAGCGTCTAATTGCTCTTTTAATTGAGCTAATGTTTTTAAATTTTCTGCAATAGTGGTTGCAATACCAGCGGCATCAACGGTTGGAATACCGCTTGCTAATGCAGAATTAGTTGTTATTGCTATAGCTGCTGCGATTAAGGTTGTTTTAAATAACTTTTTCATAATGAACCTCTATAAGTTTTGTTGGGAATTTTGTTTTAGTGCTGCTTTTTCTTTTTTTATTTCTTCCATTCTTTCAAGGAATAAGGGTATCCAAATATCAGGATCATCTCCGTAAATAGATCGAATTTTTTCACATTCCTGTTGTCCTAACGTTGAGCCTGAGATGATAGGTAGGAATTCTTTGCAGTGAGAAAGATCAAAATGGGCAAGCGTGCTTGAACCGCTTTGTTTAACTAAGAATTTACGGCTTTCTTTGTCTAAGCCTTTTAGTAAATAAAAGTCTTTGCGAGATAGTCCTATTCGCTCATAACTTCCTTTATACTCAGCGTCTGGATTAGGTAACATAATTTTTGTTGAAGTTTGTTCTACAATAGGTTCAAAAATATTTGATCGAATTGCGTCAGCAGGTGATTGTGATACTAACCCTAAAAACTCACCTGTTAAGCGTCCAGTTTTTAATGTACGCTTAATCATTTGTTCAGTTGTTGGATAGCTACAAGGAATGTAAAATTCTTCTACAATGGAGAGAAGCAAACGACCAGATTTTTTCATTAGATCTTTGTAGTAAAGCAATACTGAAAATAAAGGTTCTGTTCCCTCGTGACCTTGAGTTTCTAAGAAAGTTGTTGTATCAAATCCTATTTTGTCAAAATCATAAGGGTTAAACAGATTTTTGGGGCTATCAACAATCCAAGCTAATTCTCCGCCCTCGAAGTGCGACCATTTACGTAATCGAATATAAAGAGGCGTAGAGCGAGGAATTACCTGTAAAAGCATACTGAAACGACGTTCTTCAATATCTAATTTCATCACGGCGTCCACGGCTTCTTTAATTAACATTCTATCTTCATCGGAAATTAAACCATTATGATCTCTAGAACAACTAATTACCCAAGAATAAAGGAATTGTAGTAAATCTTGACTGGCGACTTCTTCAAGTTGAAATGGGTTTAAACCTGTATCCACTCCGCTTTCAAAAGTAAAATATGTCGCACCATAAGCTCGCATATATAATTCCGTAGATCGTTTATAATCCATTACAAATAACTGAGGGTTAAAACGTTGTAAAAATGCGACTATTGTTGCTTCTAAGGTTGTTTTACCTGTACCAGTAGCTCCTAACATTAGGAAATGTCCGGCAATAAATTCACCTAACGCATTCACTTTTAAAGGTGTGTAGTGAGTATTAAGGTAATATAACCCTTGAGTAGGGGTCTTTAATGGCATAATTGCTGAACCATCACCGATAGGATTACCTAATGCTTTACCACTAAAATAATTATGTAATGAAAATCCACATACTAAACTAGTGCTTCCTCTTACGCTTGATAAAGGTCTAAATTTAGAATCTGGCATTATGCTTAAAAAAGCATAAATGGATTCAATAGCAGCTCTAGACCAACGTGCTCCTCTACCTTTATCTGTAAACGCGGAAATAACTTTAGCTCCATTATCAACAGCAGCTTTTGCTGTTTCACCAAAAATCAAGATTGAAGCCTGATAATCACCAAATGCGATTTCACCTGAGCTTAAATAAGCTCTAGCTTCTTCTAATTCTTCAAGTTGATATGTAGCACTATCTCCAGAAGAAGAAAGTTTATTTTCTTGAATTTCGATTGCACGGATTGATTTTTGTGCAGTAGTAAAAATAAAAGATTGGGATAAAATAAATTCATAGGGAAGTTCTAACAGAAAATCCCACATTCCAAGAGTTGTTCTTGCTGGATAGCTTTTTAAAAAATATGCTGTACCATATTTTGATATAGTGCTTTCTTTATTTCTTATTTCAAAATAGTCATAGTTGAAGAATAAATCGCTATTACAAACAGAGTCTAAAACTTCGCTATCATTTAGAGTAATAGTTTGATATGTACCATTTAATAGATAAGACAAAAATTCGTTATTTTCACAAATACTAACAGAATCAGTGATATCCAGAATTGATAGTAATTTTCCGTCATAGCGATTTAGTAAAGTATTAGCTTGAGCTAAAATACTGTCGCAGCTTGCTAAACCGTCATTAAGATCATTATATTTTAAAACAAAAGTAATGAAATAACTTGTTTTAAAGAAATTTTGATTTGTAAAACCTGATAAGTATTTATCAGTAAAATTTTGGATAAATTTAGAATGAAATTTATATTTTTGTTCTAATTCATCTCTTTTTTTAACTATATGTGTCCATATAGCAAGTTTACCGCCATATTCTTTTCCTAAATTTAGGAAAAAATCATCTAAACTTGAAAAGTATGTTTTTAATTCTTCATCTGATACGGAAGTAAATGATGTCCCCTCTAATTCAACG
Above is a genomic segment from Volucribacter amazonae containing:
- a CDS encoding type IV secretion system protein gives rise to the protein MKKLFKTTLIAAAIAITTNSALASGIPTVDAAGIATTIAENLKTLAQLKEQLDALHSQIEQAKRFAEDTKNRLEGNWKLSDIINNDQFLNSLPENARDILTDGMSLTGLRDKYGLKTPNSGLQKEFDSLMAYAERTERNYKNTIKRLNNLNQIKVLNDSAITPAQKADVANKLALLQLEFNQEQTALMQAEQQFKAQEEIQRNADIENFRQSIRQGRENFHSKFSK
- a CDS encoding conjugal transfer protein TraE; amino-acid sequence: MQIDNLKNSKAIETLLPKYRANINDYVITLGGDKLLFTVELEGTSFTSVSDEELKTYFSSLDDFFLNLGKEYGGKLAIWTHIVKKRDELEQKYKFHSKFIQNFTDKYLSGFTNQNFFKTSYFITFVLKYNDLNDGLASCDSILAQANTLLNRYDGKLLSILDITDSVSICENNEFLSYLLNGTYQTITLNDSEVLDSVCNSDLFFNYDYFEIRNKESTISKYGTAYFLKSYPARTTLGMWDFLLELPYEFILSQSFIFTTAQKSIRAIEIQENKLSSSGDSATYQLEELEEARAYLSSGEIAFGDYQASILIFGETAKAAVDNGAKVISAFTDKGRGARWSRAAIESIYAFLSIMPDSKFRPLSSVRGSTSLVCGFSLHNYFSGKALGNPIGDGSAIMPLKTPTQGLYYLNTHYTPLKVNALGEFIAGHFLMLGATGTGKTTLEATIVAFLQRFNPQLFVMDYKRSTELYMRAYGATYFTFESGVDTGLNPFQLEEVASQDLLQFLYSWVISCSRDHNGLISDEDRMLIKEAVDAVMKLDIEERRFSMLLQVIPRSTPLYIRLRKWSHFEGGELAWIVDSPKNLFNPYDFDKIGFDTTTFLETQGHEGTEPLFSVLLYYKDLMKKSGRLLLSIVEEFYIPCSYPTTEQMIKRTLKTGRLTGEFLGLVSQSPADAIRSNIFEPIVEQTSTKIMLPNPDAEYKGSYERIGLSRKDFYLLKGLDKESRKFLVKQSGSSTLAHFDLSHCKEFLPIISGSTLGQQECEKIRSIYGDDPDIWIPLFLERMEEIKKEKAALKQNSQQNL